From one Enterobacter kobei genomic stretch:
- a CDS encoding MFS transporter yields the protein MTSTSLSETDITRANRDAILSVREKIGYGLGDAGGTVITCLIMNFLTFFYTDIFGLTPALVGTLFIALRVFDAISDPVMGIIADRTQSRWGRFRPWQLWVAIPIGIIGVLTFTVPDASMGVKIAWAFGTYLLLSVGYTAINVPYCALINTMTTQHNEVISCQSWRFVLCGVAGFLVSVGLPWMVDALGQGNAAKGYQWGVGVLCALAVVMFLCCFFWVRERVPLALMGKFTLREHLAGLRKNDQLLLMLVMSFLLINVFNIRGGGYMYFITYVLEGSTAYTSLFFTMVTFASILGSVIVNPLTRRIDAVKLYYYTNLVLAALAVGMWFLPGGPAYQTLWLAVILGNGIILGFTLPLHFSLMAFSDDYGEWKTGVRSSGMNFAFNLFFIKLAWASSAGIISLLFIFVAYQPGVGNQTAASLQGITAMETLLPALFHLLLAVTIRACKLNNPMMSRIATDLRQRHVQS from the coding sequence ATGACCTCTACATCTCTGTCCGAAACAGATATCACCCGTGCTAATCGCGATGCCATATTATCGGTACGCGAAAAAATAGGTTACGGTCTGGGCGATGCCGGCGGCACGGTTATTACCTGCCTGATAATGAATTTTCTTACCTTTTTTTATACCGATATTTTTGGACTGACACCGGCGCTGGTCGGCACATTGTTTATCGCCTTACGCGTCTTTGATGCTATTTCCGATCCGGTAATGGGCATTATTGCCGACCGTACGCAAAGTCGTTGGGGACGATTTCGTCCCTGGCAGCTGTGGGTGGCCATACCGATTGGCATTATTGGTGTCCTGACCTTCACCGTACCGGATGCCAGCATGGGCGTAAAAATTGCCTGGGCGTTTGGTACCTATCTGCTGCTCTCCGTGGGCTACACGGCGATTAACGTTCCCTATTGCGCGCTGATCAATACCATGACGACCCAGCACAATGAGGTGATTTCGTGCCAGTCCTGGCGCTTCGTACTGTGTGGCGTAGCGGGCTTTCTGGTCTCGGTCGGGCTACCGTGGATGGTTGACGCGCTCGGTCAGGGCAATGCGGCCAAAGGTTACCAGTGGGGCGTCGGTGTCCTCTGTGCCCTCGCCGTGGTGATGTTCTTATGCTGTTTTTTCTGGGTGCGTGAACGCGTCCCACTGGCGTTGATGGGCAAATTTACCCTGCGCGAACACCTTGCCGGGCTGCGTAAAAACGATCAGCTGTTACTGATGCTGGTGATGTCATTCCTGCTGATCAACGTGTTCAATATTCGCGGCGGCGGCTACATGTATTTCATTACCTACGTGCTGGAAGGCAGCACGGCTTATACCTCGCTGTTTTTTACCATGGTGACCTTCGCCTCGATTTTAGGCTCGGTGATTGTTAACCCCCTGACCCGACGTATTGATGCCGTAAAGCTGTATTACTACACCAATCTGGTTCTGGCCGCGCTGGCTGTCGGGATGTGGTTTTTACCGGGTGGCCCGGCGTATCAGACACTATGGCTGGCGGTCATTCTCGGTAACGGCATTATCCTCGGCTTCACGCTGCCGCTGCACTTTTCGCTGATGGCCTTTTCCGATGACTACGGTGAATGGAAAACCGGCGTCCGTTCTTCCGGCATGAACTTCGCCTTCAACCTGTTTTTTATCAAGCTCGCCTGGGCATCCAGCGCCGGGATCATCAGCCTGCTGTTTATTTTTGTCGCCTATCAACCGGGGGTGGGTAATCAAACTGCCGCCTCGCTACAGGGCATCACGGCGATGGAAACGCTGTTGCCCGCCCTTTTCCACCTGCTGCTGGCCGTCACTATTCGTGCCTGCAAACTTAATAACCCGATGATGTCGCGTATTGCCACCGATCTGCGTCAGCGCCATGTTCAGTCCTGA
- a CDS encoding AraC family transcriptional regulator produces MLELSITHPIKVQNGGLFISRGIGRHPARKLNSWEVIFVEKGTLTIEEEGQLFKVNAGESLLLWPQRRHVGVEDFPADLKFYWLHFEVQASNPPVESTLTLTVPQHTTPEDPQYVISLFRQFLSEQEKLTRSAALELILLLILQQITLTGSAETQQDDRGVSFAWKAQQLIRTQFHLPVSTATLARELHCNADYLGRVYRRTFHLTLTEAIHRQRVRAAEKFLLSDARSLKEIATLCGFSDVGYFRKIFRKHTGLTPAVWKRRYCKEHINS; encoded by the coding sequence ATGCTTGAATTATCCATAACACATCCGATTAAAGTGCAAAATGGTGGTTTATTTATTTCACGCGGCATAGGGCGTCATCCGGCTCGTAAACTGAATTCATGGGAAGTGATTTTCGTCGAAAAAGGGACGTTGACGATCGAGGAGGAAGGGCAGCTATTTAAGGTTAACGCCGGGGAAAGTCTATTATTATGGCCGCAGCGGCGTCACGTAGGCGTGGAGGATTTTCCCGCCGATCTTAAATTCTACTGGCTGCATTTTGAAGTGCAGGCCAGCAACCCACCTGTTGAGTCGACGCTGACGCTTACCGTACCGCAGCATACTACGCCAGAGGATCCGCAATATGTTATTTCCTTGTTCCGCCAGTTTCTGAGCGAACAGGAAAAATTAACGCGCAGTGCCGCTCTGGAACTTATTTTATTACTGATCCTGCAACAAATTACCCTGACCGGAAGTGCCGAAACGCAGCAAGACGATCGAGGAGTGTCTTTTGCCTGGAAAGCGCAGCAGCTTATTCGTACGCAGTTTCATCTGCCCGTCTCCACCGCCACGCTCGCGCGGGAATTACACTGCAATGCCGATTACCTCGGGCGCGTTTACCGGCGGACGTTTCACCTGACGCTGACGGAAGCGATCCACCGCCAGCGGGTGCGGGCAGCGGAAAAGTTTTTACTCAGCGATGCGCGTTCGCTAAAAGAGATTGCCACGCTGTGCGGCTTCAGCGATGTCGGCTATTTCAGAAAAATTTTCCGTAAGCACACCGGCTTAACGCCCGCCGTCTGGAAACGGCGCTACTGCAAGGAACATATCAACTCATAA
- the araD gene encoding L-ribulose-5-phosphate 4-epimerase, giving the protein MLEQLKAEVLAANLALPAHGLVTFTWGNVSAVDVTRTLMVIKPSGVEYDVMTAQDMVVVEIATGAVVEGSKKPSSDTPTHLALYRRYPDIGGIVHTHSRHATIWAQAGLDLPAWGTTHADYFYGAIPCTRQMTDDEIHGEYEYQTGEVIIETFGKRDLNPLHVPAVLVHSHGPFAWGKDAADAVHNAVVLEECACMGLFSRQLAPQLPEMQSALLDKHYLRKHGANAYYGQ; this is encoded by the coding sequence ATGTTAGAGCAACTGAAAGCCGAGGTGCTGGCCGCCAATCTGGCGCTACCGGCGCATGGCCTCGTGACGTTTACCTGGGGCAACGTCAGCGCCGTAGACGTCACGCGAACGCTGATGGTGATCAAACCCTCCGGCGTTGAGTACGACGTGATGACAGCGCAAGACATGGTAGTGGTCGAGATTGCCACCGGTGCGGTCGTGGAAGGCAGTAAAAAACCCTCGTCAGATACGCCGACGCATCTGGCGCTCTATCGCCGTTATCCGGACATCGGCGGCATTGTGCACACCCACTCGCGCCACGCCACCATCTGGGCGCAGGCCGGACTGGATCTGCCCGCCTGGGGCACCACGCATGCCGATTATTTTTACGGTGCCATTCCCTGCACACGCCAGATGACCGACGACGAGATCCACGGTGAGTATGAATACCAGACAGGAGAGGTGATCATAGAAACCTTCGGAAAACGCGATCTCAATCCACTGCATGTCCCGGCGGTGCTGGTACATTCCCACGGTCCGTTCGCCTGGGGGAAAGATGCTGCCGATGCGGTGCACAATGCCGTGGTACTGGAAGAGTGCGCCTGTATGGGATTGTTTTCCCGTCAGCTCGCCCCACAGCTACCGGAGATGCAGTCTGCGCTGCTGGATAAACATTACCTGCGTAAACATGGCGCGAACGCCTATTACGGGCAGTAA
- a CDS encoding L-ribulose-5-phosphate 3-epimerase has translation MRSHPLGIYEKALPRDLSWPERLVLAKSCGFDFVEMSVDETDERLARLDWSTAQRTSMVEAMLETGVAIPSMCLSAHRRFPFGSRDENVRLRAREIMTKAIRLARDLGIRTIQLAGYDVYYETHDDGTQQRFAEGLAWAVEQAAAAQVMLAVEIMDTAFMNSISKWKKWDEMLASPWFSVYPDVGNLSAWGNDVAAELALGINRIAAIHLKDTQPVTAHSPGQFRDVPFGEGCVDFVDVFSTLQQLNYRGAFLIEMWTEKASEPVLEIIQARRWIEARMQEGGLTC, from the coding sequence ATGCGCAGCCATCCGTTAGGCATTTATGAAAAAGCCCTGCCCCGGGACCTGAGCTGGCCGGAGCGTCTGGTGCTGGCCAAGAGTTGCGGCTTCGATTTTGTCGAAATGTCGGTGGATGAAACCGACGAACGCCTGGCGCGCCTCGACTGGAGCACCGCCCAGCGCACATCAATGGTCGAAGCGATGCTGGAAACCGGCGTCGCCATTCCCTCAATGTGTCTGTCAGCGCATCGTCGTTTCCCCTTCGGCAGCCGCGACGAAAACGTACGCCTGCGCGCCCGTGAGATCATGACCAAAGCCATCCGCCTTGCGCGCGATTTAGGGATCCGTACCATCCAGCTTGCCGGCTACGACGTCTATTACGAAACCCACGATGACGGCACGCAGCAGCGTTTTGCCGAGGGGCTGGCGTGGGCTGTCGAACAGGCCGCCGCGGCACAGGTGATGCTGGCGGTGGAAATCATGGACACCGCTTTTATGAACTCCATCAGCAAATGGAAAAAGTGGGATGAGATGCTCGCCTCGCCGTGGTTCAGCGTTTATCCGGATGTCGGCAATCTGAGCGCCTGGGGCAACGATGTCGCCGCCGAACTGGCGCTGGGCATTAACCGTATCGCCGCTATTCATCTCAAAGATACCCAACCGGTCACCGCCCACAGCCCCGGTCAGTTCCGTGATGTGCCCTTTGGCGAAGGCTGCGTCGATTTCGTTGACGTGTTCAGCACGCTGCAACAACTCAATTATCGTGGCGCGTTTCTTATTGAAATGTGGACAGAAAAAGCCAGCGAGCCGGTACTGGAGATTATTCAGGCGCGCCGCTGGATCGAAGCCCGAATGCAGGAAGGAGGATTAACATGTTAG
- the ulaD gene encoding 3-keto-L-gulonate-6-phosphate decarboxylase UlaD has product MSRPLLQLALDHTSLAAARRDVALLQDHVDIVEAGTILCLCEGLNAVRELRALCPDSIIVADWKVADAGETLAGQAFKAGADWMTIICAAPLATVEKGHAVAQSMGREIQIELFGNWTLEDARAWYRTGVRQAIYHRGRDAQASGQQWGEADLAHMAALSDIGLELSVTGGITPADLHLFRDINVKAFIAGRALAGAADPEQVAREFHAQIRDIWGDR; this is encoded by the coding sequence ATGAGCCGACCTTTACTGCAACTGGCGCTCGATCACACCAGCCTTGCGGCTGCCCGGCGCGATGTCGCGCTGCTACAGGATCATGTCGATATCGTCGAAGCGGGCACCATTTTGTGCCTCTGTGAAGGGCTAAACGCCGTGCGCGAGCTGCGTGCACTGTGCCCGGACAGCATCATCGTGGCCGACTGGAAGGTTGCCGACGCCGGGGAAACGCTTGCCGGGCAGGCGTTTAAGGCGGGCGCTGACTGGATGACCATCATCTGCGCGGCCCCGCTCGCCACCGTGGAAAAAGGGCATGCCGTCGCGCAATCCATGGGCAGGGAGATCCAGATCGAACTGTTCGGCAACTGGACGCTGGAGGATGCCCGCGCCTGGTACCGTACAGGCGTGCGACAGGCCATTTATCACCGTGGACGCGATGCGCAGGCCAGCGGTCAGCAGTGGGGCGAGGCGGATTTAGCGCACATGGCAGCGTTATCCGATATCGGCCTTGAACTCTCTGTCACCGGTGGCATTACGCCCGCCGATCTCCACTTGTTCCGTGACATCAATGTTAAAGCCTTTATCGCCGGCCGCGCGCTGGCTGGCGCGGCAGATCCGGAGCAGGTCGCCAGGGAATTCCACGCACAAATCCGTGACATCTGGGGAGATCGCTAA
- a CDS encoding FGGY-family carbohydrate kinase, whose protein sequence is MNNKQPFWLGIDCGGTYLKAGLYDRHGNEHNIERQPLHTLSEKPGRAERDMHDLWQHCAATIARLLQRTGVAGDQIQGVGISAQGKGLFLLDKEDRPLGHAILSSDRRALEIVRRWQQDGIPQRLYPHTRQTLWTGHPASLLRWIKEHEPARYAKIGCVMMGHDYLRWCLTAEKGCEESNISESNLYNMCAGSYDPQLTRWLDISEIDAALPPIVGSAQICGEITAQAAAITGLATGTPVVGGLFDVVSTALCAGLKDEHQLNAVMGTWAVTSGIASGLRDNEAHPYVYGRFVNDDQYIVHEASPTSSGNLEWLTSQWGAIPFAEINQAVASLPPAGSELFFLPFLYGSNAGLDMTSGFYGMQALHTRAHLLQAVYEGVVFSHMTHLNRMRERFRDVRVLRVTGGPAHSDVWMQMLADVSGLPVELPQLEETGCFGAALAAQIGTGLYATFQEAQRSLRYEIRTLMPDMTIHTDYQRKYHHYQLLIEALQGFQARIKEHTL, encoded by the coding sequence ATGAACAACAAACAGCCCTTCTGGCTGGGTATTGATTGTGGCGGCACCTACCTGAAAGCAGGGCTTTATGACCGCCATGGCAACGAGCACAACATCGAACGCCAGCCGCTGCACACGCTGAGTGAAAAACCTGGCCGTGCGGAGCGCGACATGCATGACCTGTGGCAGCACTGTGCCGCCACTATCGCCCGCTTGCTGCAACGCACCGGCGTCGCTGGCGATCAGATCCAGGGCGTGGGTATTTCCGCTCAGGGTAAGGGGCTGTTTCTTCTGGATAAAGAGGACCGTCCACTGGGCCACGCCATCCTGTCATCCGACCGTCGCGCGCTGGAGATCGTCCGCCGCTGGCAACAGGATGGCATTCCGCAACGGCTCTATCCGCATACCCGACAGACGTTGTGGACCGGACATCCGGCCTCGCTACTGCGCTGGATCAAAGAGCACGAGCCTGCGCGCTACGCGAAAATCGGCTGCGTAATGATGGGCCATGATTATCTGCGCTGGTGCCTGACCGCCGAAAAGGGCTGCGAAGAGAGCAATATCTCCGAGTCCAATCTCTACAACATGTGCGCCGGATCTTACGATCCGCAACTCACCCGCTGGCTCGACATCAGCGAAATTGACGCCGCCCTGCCGCCCATCGTTGGATCGGCACAGATTTGCGGGGAAATCACCGCTCAGGCAGCCGCCATAACCGGTCTGGCGACGGGTACGCCCGTCGTTGGTGGCTTGTTTGATGTGGTTTCCACCGCACTCTGCGCAGGCCTGAAGGACGAACACCAGCTTAATGCAGTGATGGGTACGTGGGCGGTGACCAGCGGCATTGCCAGTGGATTACGGGATAATGAAGCCCACCCCTATGTCTATGGTCGCTTTGTTAACGACGATCAATACATCGTCCATGAAGCCAGCCCCACCTCCTCCGGCAACCTCGAATGGCTCACCAGCCAATGGGGCGCGATCCCTTTTGCTGAGATTAACCAGGCTGTCGCCAGCCTGCCGCCTGCTGGCAGTGAACTGTTTTTCCTGCCGTTTCTCTATGGCAGCAACGCCGGACTGGACATGACCAGCGGCTTCTACGGTATGCAGGCGCTGCACACCCGCGCCCATTTGTTGCAGGCGGTGTATGAAGGCGTGGTGTTCAGCCATATGACGCACCTCAACCGCATGCGCGAGCGCTTTCGCGATGTCCGCGTGCTGCGCGTGACCGGCGGTCCGGCCCATTCTGACGTCTGGATGCAGATGCTGGCAGACGTCAGCGGTCTGCCGGTGGAATTACCGCAGCTGGAAGAGACCGGCTGCTTCGGTGCGGCCCTTGCCGCCCAGATAGGTACTGGCCTGTACGCCACCTTCCAGGAGGCGCAGCGCAGCCTGCGATATGAGATCCGCACCCTCATGCCGGACATGACTATCCACACCGATTACCAACGCAAATATCACCATTATCAGCTTTTGATTGAAGCACTTCAGGGCTTTCAGGCCCGTATTAAGGAGCACACCCTATGA
- a CDS encoding MFS transporter, producing the protein MNTSSTPTSERNIIPRQRWLRIIPPILIACIISYMDRVNIAFAMPGGMDAELGISATMAGLAGGIFFIGYLFLQVPGGKIAVHGSGKKFIGWSLVAWAVISVLTGLITNQYQLLVLRFLLGVAEGGMLPVVLTMISNWFPDAERGRANAIVIMFVPIAGIVTAPLSGWIITVLDWRWLFIIEGLLSIVVLVLWALTVYDRPQEARWISDAEKNYLVDTLAAEQRAIAGKEVRNASLSAVLADKTMWQLIALNFFYQTGIYGYTLWLPTILKELTHSTMGQVGMLAILPYVGAIAGMFLFSALSDKTGKRKLFVSLPLIGFSLCMFLSVALKDHVWLSYTALVGCGFFLQSAAGVFWTIPARLFSAEMAGGARGVINALGNLGGFCGPYAVGVLITLYSKDAGVYCLAVSLALAALMALLLPGTCDVARAPSKPNLSQRKHVA; encoded by the coding sequence ATGAACACTTCCTCTACACCTACATCTGAACGTAATATTATCCCGCGCCAGCGCTGGCTGCGAATTATTCCCCCCATACTCATTGCCTGTATTATTTCTTATATGGATCGGGTCAATATCGCTTTTGCAATGCCGGGCGGTATGGATGCCGAACTCGGTATTTCCGCGACCATGGCGGGGCTGGCTGGTGGGATATTTTTCATTGGCTATCTCTTTTTGCAGGTCCCCGGCGGCAAAATCGCCGTGCACGGCAGCGGTAAAAAGTTTATAGGCTGGTCGCTGGTAGCCTGGGCGGTGATCTCCGTACTCACTGGCCTTATCACTAATCAGTATCAACTGCTGGTGCTGCGTTTTCTGCTCGGCGTTGCCGAAGGGGGAATGTTGCCGGTGGTGCTGACGATGATCAGCAACTGGTTCCCCGACGCCGAGCGTGGACGGGCAAACGCCATCGTTATCATGTTCGTGCCTATAGCCGGGATCGTCACCGCGCCGCTTTCCGGCTGGATCATTACCGTTCTCGACTGGCGCTGGCTGTTTATTATTGAAGGTTTGCTCTCCATCGTGGTGCTGGTGCTGTGGGCGTTAACCGTTTATGACCGTCCGCAGGAAGCCCGCTGGATCAGTGACGCCGAGAAAAACTACCTCGTGGATACGCTGGCCGCCGAGCAGCGTGCTATCGCCGGAAAAGAAGTGCGCAATGCCTCACTGAGCGCGGTGCTGGCGGATAAAACCATGTGGCAACTGATTGCCCTTAACTTCTTCTATCAGACTGGCATTTACGGCTACACCCTGTGGCTGCCTACCATCCTGAAAGAGCTCACCCACTCCACCATGGGCCAGGTGGGAATGCTCGCCATCCTGCCGTATGTCGGGGCGATTGCCGGGATGTTCCTGTTTTCTGCCCTGTCGGACAAAACCGGCAAACGCAAGCTGTTCGTTTCCCTGCCGCTGATCGGCTTTTCGCTGTGCATGTTCCTGTCAGTCGCGCTGAAAGACCACGTCTGGCTGTCATACACGGCGCTGGTCGGCTGCGGCTTCTTCCTGCAATCCGCCGCGGGGGTGTTCTGGACCATTCCGGCCCGCCTGTTCAGCGCCGAAATGGCCGGAGGCGCGCGCGGAGTTATCAATGCGCTGGGAAATCTTGGCGGCTTCTGCGGCCCGTATGCCGTCGGCGTGCTGATCACCCTTTACAGCAAAGACGCGGGCGTTTACTGCCTGGCCGTCTCGCTGGCGCTGGCGGCACTGATGGCGCTGTTGCTGCCCGGCACATGCGATGTGGCTCGCGCCCCGTCGAAACCGAATCTCAGCCAGCGTAAGCATGTGGCGTAA
- a CDS encoding DUF4862 family protein, protein MKNPDAGYIIGAYPCAPSFHQKNEYEESLFWRQLADTPHIRGIEQPCLENLHPYGDDWLLTHTPADWQIVVTAVMETMRRRAGNGGFGLASTDEEQRRACVAYYRQLQTKINRINDAHAHKIIALELQAAPQAGNASVADARDAFSRSINEIAGWDWSCDLVLEHCDAMTQTAPRKGFLPLDAVLDCITDLDVSLCINWARSAIEGRSADLPLAHVHTARQAGKLSALMFSGTSENGPYGEWQDLHAPFAPFCPESLLTTERARELFNAAPPASLLFSGIKLLEINANADVDHRIAILRDGITALINATQ, encoded by the coding sequence ATGAAAAACCCTGACGCCGGTTATATTATCGGCGCGTATCCCTGCGCGCCGTCGTTTCACCAGAAAAATGAATATGAGGAAAGTCTGTTCTGGCGACAGCTTGCCGATACGCCGCACATTCGCGGCATTGAACAGCCATGCCTGGAAAATTTACACCCGTATGGCGACGACTGGTTACTGACGCATACGCCCGCCGACTGGCAGATTGTGGTGACGGCGGTAATGGAAACCATGCGTCGCCGCGCCGGTAATGGCGGTTTTGGCCTCGCCTCCACCGACGAAGAACAGCGCCGGGCGTGTGTGGCTTATTACCGGCAGCTGCAAACCAAAATCAACCGCATCAACGATGCGCATGCTCACAAGATCATCGCCCTTGAACTGCAGGCCGCACCGCAGGCGGGCAATGCCAGCGTTGCTGACGCCCGTGACGCCTTTTCCCGGTCCATCAATGAGATAGCGGGCTGGGACTGGTCATGCGATCTGGTGCTGGAACACTGCGATGCCATGACGCAGACCGCGCCGCGCAAGGGTTTTCTGCCGCTGGATGCGGTGCTGGACTGCATTACCGACCTTGATGTCAGCCTGTGCATTAACTGGGCGCGATCCGCCATCGAAGGCCGCAGCGCCGACCTGCCGCTCGCCCACGTGCACACCGCGCGGCAGGCAGGGAAACTCAGCGCCCTGATGTTTTCCGGCACCAGCGAAAACGGCCCCTACGGGGAATGGCAGGATCTGCATGCGCCTTTCGCACCCTTCTGCCCCGAAAGTTTATTAACAACCGAGCGGGCGCGGGAATTATTTAATGCGGCGCCGCCCGCATCGTTACTTTTTTCCGGTATCAAGCTGCTGGAAATCAATGCTAATGCTGATGTTGACCATCGAATTGCGATATTACGCGATGGCATTACTGCGTTAATTAATGCCACACAATAA
- a CDS encoding YhcH/YjgK/YiaL family protein — protein sequence MLFGHIAQPNPCRLPAAIETALEFLRTTDFRALPPGVVEIDGKNIYAQIIDLTTRPEEEIRPEVHRQYLDIQFLAWGEEKIGLAIDTGNNVISESLLTERDIIFYHDSQNEFFFDMVPGSYAIFFPQDVHRPGCNKLRSTPIRKIVVKVALSALN from the coding sequence ATGCTTTTCGGTCATATTGCTCAACCTAATCCCTGCCGCCTACCGGCAGCGATAGAAACCGCCCTCGAATTTCTGCGTACCACCGATTTTCGCGCCCTGCCGCCGGGCGTGGTGGAAATCGACGGCAAGAACATTTATGCGCAGATTATCGATCTGACCACCCGCCCTGAAGAGGAGATCCGCCCGGAAGTACACCGCCAGTATCTGGATATTCAGTTTCTGGCCTGGGGAGAAGAAAAAATAGGTCTGGCGATCGACACCGGAAATAATGTTATTAGCGAATCCTTATTAACCGAGCGCGATATTATTTTTTATCACGACAGCCAAAACGAATTCTTTTTTGACATGGTGCCGGGCAGCTACGCAATATTTTTCCCGCAGGACGTACATCGTCCCGGTTGCAATAAATTACGGAGCACCCCTATTCGTAAAATTGTTGTAAAAGTAGCGCTCAGCGCGCTGAATTAA